In the genome of Candidatus Electrothrix rattekaaiensis, the window TACCCGTCCCACACAGTAAATGGCAAAGGTCGGCGGAGTATTGAACATGGACCCCTTATCTGCATGGGTCTTATAACGGAGCATGGTGGGTACGTTGTCCGGCGTGCTGTCCAGCAGGTCTTCCCGGATAATGACCAAGGTTACCCCGGCAGGCCCCATGTTCTTCTGAGCACCAGCAAAGATGATACCGAAGCGGGAGATGTCCAGCTGGCGGGAAAAAATATCCGAAGACATATCACAGATCAGCATGTTGCCCTTCTCTGGAAACTGAGCAAACTGGGTACCGTAAATGGTATTATTAGAACAGAGGTAGAGGTATTCGGAACACCGATCCACTGAGTATTCATCCTCATCAGGAACCCGGTTGAAGTTGCTTTCTTCGCTGGAATAAGCTACATCAATACCCCCGAAGAGCTTGGCTTCCTTGATGGCCTTCTTCGTCCAGGTACCGGTGTTCAGGTAGGTCGCTTTTTTGCCCACACCAAGCAAATTCATCGGGATCATAAAAAACTGCGAGGATGCCCCGCCCTGGAGAAAGAGCACCTTGTAATTTTCCGGCACCTCAAGCAGCTCTCGGACCAAGGCTTCGGTTTCATCGGCAACAGCCATGAATTCCTTGGAACGATGGCTCATTTCAATCAGACCAATGCCTTTGTCCTTGAAATTGACAATGTCCTTTGCTGCTTCTTCAAGAACTGAATACGGCAGAGTGGCTGGTCCGGCACTGAAATTATAAATTCTCTCTGGCATTGTGTGTAGTGCTCCTTTTTATATGAAAGTACCGGCGACTCCTTGGAGTTGCCCGACCGACTTTCATGTTTTATTATCTCGGCCCGGAGGGCCGAGCTGGTTTTTTATATAAAGGGTTCAATAGATTGCACCTGACGCAGGGCCTCATAAAGAACAATCCCGGCACTCATGGCCAGATTGAGGCTGCGGATATGCGGATTTGACATGGGAATGGTATAACAGCGGTCAGGGTAGAGCGCAAGGGTT includes:
- the serC gene encoding 3-phosphoserine/phosphohydroxythreonine transaminase — protein: MPERIYNFSAGPATLPYSVLEEAAKDIVNFKDKGIGLIEMSHRSKEFMAVADETEALVRELLEVPENYKVLFLQGGASSQFFMIPMNLLGVGKKATYLNTGTWTKKAIKEAKLFGGIDVAYSSEESNFNRVPDEDEYSVDRCSEYLYLCSNNTIYGTQFAQFPEKGNMLICDMSSDIFSRQLDISRFGIIFAGAQKNMGPAGVTLVIIREDLLDSTPDNVPTMLRYKTHADKGSMFNTPPTFAIYCVGRVLTWLKGQGGVAAIQKLNEEKAALLYEAIDGNDFYRGHAEKASRSLMNVTFNLPTPELEAEFIAEAAAMGLDGLKGHRSIGGCRASIYNAFPKEGVEKLVAFMAEFAAKKS